One window from the genome of Choloepus didactylus isolate mChoDid1 chromosome 2, mChoDid1.pri, whole genome shotgun sequence encodes:
- the LOC119526429 gene encoding proteasome activator complex subunit 3-like: protein MASPLKLEQDVQGKVDSFRARIAQEAEDLVSTFFPQKLSELDSRVQELRLQDLSRIRSVPAPELPAAPDTAGDGPNRDPPPLQTQSSAKVPPLPGGEGQLLRSNQHLVELIERVKPEIELLREKCNTVRMWVQLLIPKVEDGNNFGVSIQEDTVDQLWTVESTAASYLRRFSTYYNTRAKLVSKIVKYPQVEDYRRTVAEVDENEYLSVRQILLHVRNQYATLHDVILKNIEKIKTPRSTNTDNLY from the coding sequence ATGGCTTCCCCGCTGAAGCTAGAGCAGGACGTGCAGGGGAAAGTAGATTCTTTTCGGGCCCGCATCGCCCAGGAGGCCGAGGATCTGGTGTCCACCTTCTTCCCCCAGAAGCTTTCAGAGCTGGATAGCCGGGTCCAGGAGCTCCGCCTGCAAGACCTGTCCAGAATCCGTTCGGTGCCAGCTCCGGAGCTCCCCGCCGCCCCAGACACCGCAGGGGATGGGCCCAACCGGGATCCGCCGCCTCTGCAAACCCAGTCCTCGGCCAAGGTACCACCACTGCCGGGCGGCGAGGGACAGCTTCTGCGGAGCAACCAGCATCTGGTGGAGCTGATTGAGAGGGTGAAACCTGAGATCGAgctgctcagagagaaatgcaaCACGGTGCGGATGTGGGTGCAACTGCTTATCCCGAAGGTGGAGGACGGCAACAACTTCGGAGTGTCTATCCAGGAAGACACCGTGGACCAGCTGTGGACGGTGGAGAGTACCGCGGCCTCCTATCTGCGCCGCTTCTCCACCTACTACAACACTCGGGCCAAGTTGGTATCCAAGATAGTGAAGTACCCCCAGGTGGAAGATTATCGCCGCACTGTAGCAGAGGTCGACGAAAACGAATACCTGAGTGTGCGCCAGATCCTGCTCCATGTACGGAACCAGTATGCCACTTTGCATGATGTAATCCTCAAAAACATAGAGAAGATCAAGACGCCTCGGAGCACCAATACCGACAACCTATACTGA